Genomic segment of Panicum virgatum strain AP13 chromosome 2K, P.virgatum_v5, whole genome shotgun sequence:
GGCACCATGCAGATGCACCACACCGCCGCGAGCCCATGCCCGATCTCCGCTACCTTGCCTCCGAAGAAGCCCCGCCGAACCGCGACCTCGACGCTGGAGGCCTGatgacgtcgccgccgctgtcATCATCCAGAAGGGAGGAGTCCCATCAAGCcaaccgcgacgccgccgccggagccaccGAGGAGGGGAAGACCGAGCTTCATCTAGGAACCCTAGACGCATAGTCGGAGCACTGTTCTGCCTTGCTCTCGCCGTCCCTCTAGCCTAACCCCACCGCGCGACCCTGATCACGCCCCAATCCTAAGCCTTGACCCCACCACGGGACGCGGGACCGTTTCGCCGTCCCTGACCCGCCTCGCCGACGACCCGAAGCCgcttcgtcgccgccgctggagcCCGGCGGACCCGTCCGCCGGCGGAAGGAAGCAGAGGAGGATCAGAGCAAAGAAGAGGAGAAAATGGCCCGTTGCCACTCCACCGGCCCAACCCGCCTTCGCCAGCCAGCCCAAGTTGCCCGAAGCCGATCCACGAGCCAAACCGAGCCGCCCCCTTTTTGTGTTCAAGCCGCCAGGCCAAGCCGGCATTTCCCCGGAGCCACAGCCCGAGCCGGCCTGTGATCCACTAACTGAGCCGTCGCCTGAGCCAACCCAGGAACGCGAGCCGAGCCAAGTTGGGCCATGAGTCGGCCCAGAATTGCTTTTAGCCCAAGAACCCGTTagctttccctttttctttttctttttctttttgtttaaaCTGACGCTaacatgtgggtcccacctgtcggtgaGACCCAGTGGCTGACACGTGGACCCACTGACTCGCGAATCCCACTGACCCGGTTGACCAGTCAACGGTcaatgttgacttggtcaacgacGACGTCAGCAGGGCCCACTACTGACGTCAGCAGAGCTGACCCACCTGGTGACGTCATGAAAAGggtgctgccacgtgtcacctttgcatttttttcctttttcgataattatttattaattccagaaaagggtttaatcttagaaaattcacaGTAATTCAACCGAAGCTccgaaaaatataaaaccagtttcataattcttataaaatcatgatctacccaatagaataggttttgttgtgagttggatctcttTTGAGTAGTTCTGTGCATTCTTGCACCTTGGTCCTTGTATTTATACGTAATTACGATTAGGTCCTGATGTGGAGGAGTTGACCGACGTCCCGGACAACCAAAAGATCCAGAAGGACTACCTCGACACCCGGAGGACCCAGAAGGACGTACCCGGAGACCAGAAGCCCCAGAGGACCAAGAAGACTAcgaagacctatcaggttcacgcccattcgagattgaatacctattaggcattgcttgctagatacgctacgctcccaaattgagtgtgatgagatgagcttgcatggccatttattTACCGTATTCCTTGTTTCCCATGCTTAGACGAGTTTTGTtgtatgctattgctactatgagtgagatttggggtatggagaatatatgatatgatagtccttgcttgctggaagttgcctccacatatatgggagttggtgctcaggttacagcgggggcgagcggaccccttttctctgatcttcggatcgagagctggggattgtgtgttgggcatGATCCTGCGAGCACCTGTAATAGGTGAcgggcacctgtggcgggtgctagACCATTCCTGTGGGAACATAGTAGAGGTGTAGTTTTGGAGAAGATACTTGTAATTGGTATCGATTGCAGACCGTGTTGACGGAATGCCAACTTGGACGAAGACGCTCGCCTCAGCGggatgaaggacttgactttgtggccctagtgacggaactatgtcaaacgtgcacgccacttatcctttatgaggggggacccagcccAAGCTAGCTATGCACAGCACCattactgcaggaggatagtgtttcagtgtcagggggagagggcaggaccctattgcccccgatcgcaggatccatggagattccattctagatagcttcacagccccgggcgaccttctgcgggaggacgcgccccagaccgggagtaggatggtgctgtagccgttagtttcgttgactggtgcctcaGAGTCAGTCGGTCGACGGGTCGGCTGGTgacggggcgagtgggtacaggtgtacaacccctgcagggtgaaaactatacgtatagccgcgtactcggtcatgtacaactctgaatctggccccacaaatgtagttagaaccacatatacttttctacctccctctagtccacttttcctgctcggatagtagctgaggtgcggggagagggagttcccgcaccgaatCGGGGTTGAGACAGTTGTAGTGGAAGATaggagaccgggagtccgggatgccagAGCTGCCCGTGTTGAAAGGTGTTTTGGATGACTTACATAtattgcttgcataggaaaccacagcctatccttggcattaCTCTTATACCATTTGCATCCACATAAAgattgcatacggatggtgacgtgaacctatcccgtccttggggatagcctgatagatgcaggatccgagtgAAGGAGTCGACAGGACGACAGCCGAAGGAGATGTGAAGGatggcccgagctacactcTGAGCTGCCTGTGGATAGGAATTGCGAAGATAAAGTTCACCCAGAAGACTAGATATTGTTTCtgctttctgtttgttttcttttagcccaaggggcttgtattCTGAGATTCATAGTATAATCCTtcggattatgtaataaataaatccaTGTGATGTTGTAAACGTGAGTTATATCTGTAATAGTCAAATGAAAtgggttctgtatgtgatagctactgatccagggactatcacgacgatacagaggTTCGGATTCGCCTTTCGGGAACCCGGTCTGTTTCACTAATaacttgaactagccgttggcccttTCTAACAAGTTCTGCAGCTGAAAAACAGTTccatcggtttatccggtgatagcatcagtttaaccggtgctaaagAAACTTTTTGGAGccaaaaacatgctctctggacaatagtatggtgcattgcaccgatgccttttttacaagcatcggtttaaccggtgcttatAAAAATCAGCTTCAAGGTGTTTCGTATTTTGATCATAACTTTTTACTCTGAACtctgattttgatgatcttttactctatggaaagcttatgaaATTTTCTACAAGATTCTGCTAAATTACATCTCATTTGACCAATTTTCGAGCATCCAAAAAACCGGTGataggcatcggtttaaccagtgccaCACAGAAATCAGCTTCCTCGTGTTTTGACCATAAATTTTTACTTGGAACTCCGATTTTGATGGTCTTGGACTCTATGAAAAGCTTATGAAATGCTCTTAAAGAATATACAGAAGTCCATCTCATTTGAATAAGTTTTGAGcatcggttaaactgatgcTTGTCGGATAGACCGGTGTAGGGTCATAGGaagaaccggtgctactgatttttgcataactcatccaattcagcatttctttgagttctttcttcatatTTTGTTTTGATAGTCCTTTTTACTACATTTTTGGGACCTAGAAagattcacttgacaaactcgttagtcccattgattgcgttgtcatacaattaccaaaatcacaaacaatggccaaatggggccatgttccttacagtgCTCTATTCGCGCGTGCATGTGCGGCGGCATTCTGCCTGCGGATGTTGTGCCTGCAATTCCTCAGCCTCTGAGCATCCTTATCTAGTTGAGTTTCATCCCAAGGAGCGTTTGCCGAGAGTTCATCAGCTGAGATTTGATCCAGGTGCTCATTGGCATAACGAGCTGCTTCTGGTCCGAGGTCCTCGGCACCGATGATTGTCATGTAGACTTGACGACCCGGGGGCGATTCTTGGGTGGTGCTGTAATCGACCAACGCAGTGTCGCCAACTCCTTCCTCTTCGATCGGAGAGAGTGGCCTGCCTCGCTAGAAGGGCAGGTCGAGTATATAGGCTATCAGGCAAGGGTCGTCGAGTAGTTTGGCGGGCTCAAAGCCCTTCCAGTACACGAAGCGACCTCGTGGTGTCGTGGTGATGGTCTGGCTCAGGTTGTTGGCGAGGCTCAAGGTAGACTCGTCATCTGAGTCTGGATAGGAATCGAAGATGGGTGCCTCCCGACAAGCGGTGGTTTCCTTCTCTGTGATCCCAGATGAGAGATTGTGGTGTATGGTTGCCAAATAGGTGGCAGCCGCATTGCGTAACCCGTAGGGTAGATGGGTATGCGAGATCTCAGAATAGATTGAATCTAATCGGAGAGGAGTTGTTGGAGAACGAGTTAAAATTGCATCCGAAACGGACAATTTTTCGATCTCCTTGGCAAGCTCTAGAAGCAAGATCTCACCGGAATTCTCAACGAACTCGCCGAGATTGTTTCATGAAGCTGGTGAACGTGGCTCTGGCTCCATGGGGTTAGCTAGGTGGCTGTTGAAACCGCCCAAGCCATTGGCGATGCAGACCCATGAGGCGAAGACGAAGGTCGTACCTGCGTCAAGCACTGCGTGGTCGAAGTTGAAAGATGACATCGAATTCTTCCGATGATCATCGCCGAAGGCCCCTACTAGCCCgctagctgtcggtgtttaaccGCCAAACCCACCAAGGAATACCCCGAGGTGGttgattgtaggcagggactcgccgagattaaaacgcgatggtgcaaggaaccaAGATTTTTCTTACCGACCAGTCGGTccaaaccgccggcctccggtttcggtaaaccggaccggtttgaccggttaccggtcaaattcaaattcaaattcaaattgggCAGTTtaaatggtttgaactggttagCCGGCCGATTTGGCACTCAAACCGGTctggtttgagtggtaaccgatcgatttgagtggtaaccggccaaattcaaatttttttcctttttttgtttaaattcaaatacccgcaaagtatactaaatgaatgtttgtataatatgttttagcctaaatgaaccctccaaccctcttttgtactacttttacattaatacaatgtataacatgttttacattatatttgtatacttttgtatgcacgcttttttttatttaacttcaaatgctcgcaaagtatactaaataaatgaatatttgaaaaaatttgacaccattagattcgtcgcaacttgaagtatttttatgaattttttgggaaattttcaattttttgaattcaaatttgaattttaaatttgggccggtttgaaaccgaCTCAAACCGGAACCgatccggaccggtttgaccggtaaccacGGTTTCCGGACCAGTTCCGgtcggtttttttaaccctgcaaggaacacaaagatttaaacatgttcgggccgccggagcgtaataccctaagTCTTGTGTGGTGGTTTATATTGCCTTGAAGAGATTGATGAGGTTGTATGTTTCCGAGGGGTCCctatccgcccttatatagtctggagggacagggttacatgaaaaatTCTAGCCGACTACTAGTAGAGAGACGTACTTGCACACATtcgagtagtttccttgtaTATCAGCTAGTCCTGTGCGtaatcgggtagttacaagagaggtaaggtacattccatgggctatcccttactctagaatattccacgcctatgagcagtcccgctgccccgggtctgacaggctGTCACCATGCCGAGGCGACGACGCGATTGGGCCGCCATGCCAAGGCGGGCCCACCAGGGGAGcggcgcgccgccaccgccgactcGGCAATGGAGGTGGTGTGAGAGAGCGTGCCGcgcaggaggggagggaggggggagagagagaagtgCGGCTGGAGGGGGGAGGTGAGTTAGTGGTTAGAGCTTTGTGGTCATTTATATACTATCCTCAGCAGCAACCGGGCTCATATGGATTTTTATTGGGCTCGAGCCATTAACCGAGACGGGTCTTTTTAAGGAGCCCGCCTCCAAAAATAGGTGTATTAACCGAGACGGACATTTTAATGATGATCGCCTCGGTTAATGGATTTTGCGAGGTGGTTTTTCCAACAGCCTCGGTTAAAAAGAAATGACCGCCTCGATTAATGGCAGGTATTAACCGTTcttattaaccgaggtggttggAATTTCTGCCCACCTCGGAGGTGAAAAAAAAAGGTCACGGTAAATcatttttttgtagtagtgatagcttttgctatgcacctagataagCGCTATGTCTAAATACATGTGCATGTCAGTAAGTCAGGACTGGAAAGATATAAGATAAATTTATTTGACGCTATAGTTAATACTAGTACTCATAAACTAAAAATAAATACATTGCCAAGGAGACACACTGCATGGTAGCAGCTATGATGCAATGCAATCATCGTAGTACCAAATGAAACCGTAGGCAAGCTTCCAGCTGGCTATATATAGCTGCCTCAGGGGGTCGTGGCCGTGGTCCTGTCGCCGGCGTACATCGGACTCTCCCTGACGTAGCCTGGCCGCCGTGGGAACGGCACCCTGCTAGCTTTCCGGGGGCTCAGCATCCGCGTGACCTCCAGCATGTCCGGCCGGCGCTCCGGCTTCTCCTGGATGCACAGCAGCGCCACCCGAACGCACCTCTTCATCTCTCTCTGCTGTGACAGCATTCTCCTCCTCGCTGGGAATGAGAGGCACCTGGGCAGAGCCCTGCTGCAGAAAGAGATGCCGCGCAACGATTGATCCATGAAACCCTTGAGCCTCTGCACCTGCTTGGCGCTGTACGGTGTCCCTTTGAAGGCCTGGGGAACAAGATAACACACGAGTTGTGTTCAATTTCAGAAAGGTTCTCTCTTCATGTCAGCAATCTTGTAACTTCTTTCAAGAGTGATATCTATAAAATAGTTTAATTATTACCCAGGTTAGTAGATCCCGGTAATAAGTTTCCTGAATCGACCGAGTCCATCTTTTCCCACTGATGATTTCAAGTACCATGACCccgaagctgtacacgtcggTCTTTACTGAGAAGGTACCTTTTGCCATATACTCTGGGGCAATAAATCCACTGGAAGGTAACAAAGATCATGTCAATGTCTTGAAATTGTAAGATTcagttgaaaaagaaaagaacttcTGTATTTTTGCATCTAGAATTAATGTTATCACTTTTTGCAATCCTGAATCAAGATATATTCTAaagataaaaaattatgatcttATAATGGAGAAATGATGGGTCATACATTGAGCCCACAACACATGCCGCCGTATCCTGAATCATGCCTGGACATAAAACTTTGGCCAAGTCAAAGTTAGATATTTTTGGATTCATATCTGAATCCAAGAGAATGTTGCTCGGCTTCAAATCTCTATGGATAATTCGTATCCTGGAGTGATGGTGCAGATAAACTGCACCCTGTGCAACCCCTTCGATTATGCGAAAGCGTGAAGGCCAGTCAACTATGAAGCCTGCTCTCATGCGTACTGTTTGCTAGAAAAGATGACAATCATCATCAGTAGTTTAAGAAAAGCAAGCAATGAATTAGGTGGTAAAactgaaagaaaaaagaattttATGAATATAAATAAAGAATGTATTAGTAGTCAGAATAACTTGCCAAAGATGACGTCCTCGAGGCTCCCATTTTGCATGTATTCATATACCGAAACCCTCTTGCTTCTTTCAGCGCAAAATCCCTTAAGTTTCACTATGTTATTGTGCTGAAGCTTGGGGAGAATTTTAACCTCGTTTTTAAATAGCTCATATTGACTCATAATCGGTGGTAGCTGCTGCCCCTCACTAGATATTGAAAGCTTTTTTATGGTGACATCATTGCCATGTAATTGACCCTAAAATGTAAAAACATGCACACATGCTTGATTGCTTACATCTCGCTCATGCTAAGTACTCTACaaaagcataagcaatcacaaaACAAATTGTTACCTTGTATAAAGTACCTAAGGGGCCTTGTTCAGTTTGGTTTCCAAATGAGAAGTTATTTGTGGCATTCATTAACTGAGAAAAACTTAAATTCTGAATCCTGCAGCAACAAGAGTTGAAGACATCAAATTATTTAgaggggggggagagagagagagagagagagacctgtCATCGTCCTGAGGATCTGAGGGATTTTCAAGAGTCCTTACAACATCCTCTTCCGTCTCCTTAAAATTGCACAACAACATAAAGCAAAATTATATCCAGATCATATATATAAACAaataaatatacatatatactacTAGATATGATGCATACCCCGCCCGAGGTCGGcgcacgagcggcggcgctgtcgaTAACTTGCACGAGGAGGCGCGTGCTGTCGAGGTGGCTGATGATGGGGAACAGCTGCAGGAAGAAGGCGATCCTGCTCTGCACGTCGCGCAGGCTGGTCGCCCGCGACCCGCCGGCGCAGAGCCCGAGCACGTAGCCGCTGCGCCGGCACGACTCGACGACCGCGCACGCCCGCCGGAGCGTCTCGTGCAGCTCCACGAGCGGCGCGCTCGTCTCCGGCCGCCGCATGATGCCCATCGTCCCCGGATGCTCCTCCAGGCTCCGCAGCAGGCCGCCGATCCGCTCCACCTGCTCCGCCAGCTCCCGGCAGGTCTTCTTGTTCCGCCTCGCCGTCCGCGCCGCGCGCACGATCGCCGTGATCAGCACGAAGGCGtccacgccggcgagctgcgcgaTGGAGGAAGCATTCTGCAGGCCGCTCCACATCGCCGGTGACCTGCTTTGGTGTTTAACCGATTTACTGTGTTTGATGGTCTTGTGTCTTTGTGTGATTGTGTCTTCAGCTAGCAAGGATCGAGTAGTATTTAGTGCAGCTTCTCTTGAAAAATCTTCAGTTGGTCTAGTGAACTTCTTGCATCATTCCACAAGCACATTGTGAAATATAGTTGACCTTTAAACGGTTGTTAATTCGAGGAAGTAGCTGTCTGATCAAGTCCGCGGGTTTTGATCGAGCGCAGCGGTGACTGACCGAACTGTGGGAACGCACACCAACTGGTTTTTACATAAATGATGAAGCCAGCGTCGAGGATGCTTCAACGAGACAATGACAACCTTGAACGGTCAAAGAATGATATACATACGTACATGGCTAACAGATGGTGCTGGTGGAAATTTCAAAGATAGGAACTAAGGAGGAACTACGACGTTGAATCATTTTAATGTCAAAGAATGTACAACAAATCAATGGGCCGGGGTTGATTCCTGTGTATACAAAGAAATTAAATTGCAAAGCATCGGTTGGATTAATTTCAAAAAGTAATAAGCTGACAGAATGATTGAAAATTGTTTTTCTTCTAAAGAACAAAGAACACTACATTTGTTAATACATATGTCGTCTGCGTTCGCTGTAAGTTACACTAGAATattgcgcggcgttgccgcgcagaaatatgccctccagttcagttttattttaaaaaattgaactaCAAAAAGTCCAGGGGGATTTTCGTAAAATTGGTAGACTGCGggggttatttggtaaatttggcgtcgacggagtaccggtcgattactgaaaagttcaaggggtttttcataaaattgatggGCTTCAGAATCATTTTAACAAAGTCCagagtttttttttacaaaattcacggagtacggcacgattactaaaagttcagggttttttttgtaaagtaaGGCTCCACGAAGTCCGAGGGGTTTTCCATTAAATTGATGGACTCCGTGTTTATTTTAACAAAGCTcgggtttttttttgcaaaatttacgtTCCTATCTATTCCGGCCCAAATTTTCGGAGCCGACGTGGCCCCTCTCCGGCCCAAATTTTCGGAGCCGACGTGGCCCCTCTCCCTGTCCTGGAGCGCGACGCGCTTTTAGTAAAGAAAGATGTCAGCTTATAGAAAAAAAAGTAATAGTAATATTGGTCGTTGATTAAATGGAAATGACTTCCATCACCCAAGCATGACAAAGAACTACATATCACAATGATGATGGTATCAGTTCCACCAGTTTAGACCGAACAATGAAGAAAAGTGGTTCACGGTTGGATTCCTCCTTAATATAAGTAATATATTTCTACACTAGAATGTAACTAGCACTAATGATAAACAAAAGAGCTCTGATGTAGCCAAGATGATCTGATTAGGGAGATAACATTGTTATCACTATTTTGCATGATGATTGTAGTTGGAGTCAACTGTGATGTAACATGCATGGAGCTGGGGAACAGTTGACAGCGTAGGATTGGATGGCCTAGAGAAGAGGATTTGAATCTAAGCTACGGAAACATTTAGCAACACGGTCGTGCATATAAAACTTTTTTCAACAAAAGATGCCTTTTTATTTCTATGAGAAAAGGTGCAATTTGCTCCTATGAAATCTCGAATGGCCCAATAATAATTCTCATTATTAAGCCAATGGTCATATAGAGCAATAATACTACAATTTGAGCTCTGTTGcaataattgaaaaaaataaaagccgTCCATCTGATAGAATCGCACTGTAGTCAAGGTAGGAAGTACATAGACTAAAGTACCTGGTGGTACAAAAAAATATGGGACAAGTACAAAAAAAAGAGTGGGActgaatactaatttaatttaatttttcatagattaacagccaggaaaaattcaagggAAACAATTCTATCAGATGGACGGCTCTCATTTTTTTCAAGCATTGTAAAAATTCTCTAGTTAAATTCCATGTTTTCCACGAGTTATATATTTAAAGTCTATTTTTGTATAAGGACATACTAATTACAAATTAACAAATTTTTGCAGGTTATCAAAGCCagttcatgcatgcatgcctgaCAAAAACCATGGAAACCCTAATTTTTACACATGCACGTAGGGCCTGTGGCTAGAGAGATGGTTACAGCATGATGATACCTGTGACAGAACCACCAAGTTAAACAACTTAATTAAACATAATAGCCATCATTTGAatgcatcaggcgcattagcttaattaagtgtaacctgatagcctgtttccaacccacaggctgatcgaaacacaccagaagtctcgcgcgacggcgagtgcagacggtaccagcatgatacaattttacaaaatagtaacaATATTAAGGTATCTACAAAATGACTTTTACAAATTAAAGTTCACATAATAGATAATATCAGCGGTAGAGAGAgtctaacctgaggaagattttCATTAGAAACCAACTGAAATAAATTGAAATAAAACGATAACTACggagacgtgaggacgtcacatcgagccacCGATGTTAATCCTGGTTAGCTtttatacctgaaacagggtaaacaacaaaccctgagtatactaatactcagcaagacttacccgactttgggta
This window contains:
- the LOC120695926 gene encoding putative receptor-like protein kinase At4g00960; amino-acid sequence: MWSGLQNASSIAQLAGVDAFVLITAIVRAARTARRNKKTCRELAEQVERIGGLLRSLEEHPGTMGIMRRPETSAPLVELHETLRRACAVVESCRRSGYVLGLCAGGSRATSLRDVQSRIAFFLQLFPIISHLDSTRLLVQVIDSAAARAPTSGGETEEDVVRTLENPSDPQDDDRIQNLSFSQLMNATNNFSFGNQTEQGPLGTLYKGQLHGNDVTIKKLSISSEGQQLPPIMSQYELFKNEVKILPKLQHNNIVKLKGFCAERSKRVSVYEYMQNGSLEDVIFVRMRAGFIVDWPSRFRIIEGVAQGAVYLHHHSRIRIIHRDLKPSNILLDSDMNPKISNFDLAKVLCPGMIQDTAACVVGSIGFIAPEYMAKGTFSVKTDVYSFGVMVLEIISGKRWTRSIQETYYRDLLTWAFKGTPYSAKQVQRLKGFMDQSLRGISFCSRALPRCLSFPARRRMLSQQREMKRCVRVALLCIQEKPERRPDMLEVTRMLSPRKASRVPFPRRPGYVRESPMYAGDRTTATTP